In the genome of Raphanus sativus cultivar WK10039 chromosome 9, ASM80110v3, whole genome shotgun sequence, the window ATCATGTAAATGATCAAATCGTATATTGGAACAGTTTGTATActataatggtttataaaatagctttatttttatattaattgagaatCTTGATTTTTCGTCTAATCTATTCTTTGTTTATAACTTCAAAGTTATGCTGCTTTAAGTTTCGAACAAAACCTTTAATAATGCGATAAGACGCTCAAAAATGCCACATAAGTCACTAGTCACAAGAAAACACcaactaaactttttttttttttttgctaaaaacacCAACTAAACTTGATGTTAATCAATTCAagaatttcttttatattttatatgtcaaataaaaacTTGAAAGGCAAAATGCACGTACGGCTACCCATAATCCCAGAAGAGATAGTGACAGGTCCGATAATACGACACGATCAATATGTTTCTCAAAACATCACTAACACTTATAATATGATGTTTTGGCTTTATAGGCATTTGTATATATTTCGGCTTGTCGACCATAGTATCTATATAGAGTTATTAAAACAATAGACCAAAGCATATGTCTTCGGAATtcaacataaaattatattgttcatGACTCGTACATCACATAACGAGAGAGGTTGATGCCTCGTGGCCAATACGAAGGGGCTAAAGTGTGACAATCATACTGACATCTATGTAACTATTATAATTCTTCAATCAATTAAACTAGTTTTTAAAATGTTCATTTCATCCTAGTATCATTTTCAACAACAAattaatttgaattaaataaggTTCATGTCAGTAGACTCAATAGTATTCACTATCTGTAGGGAAGAATCTTGGATAGGGAGACGGGGAATTAAAATTGGTCGTGTGAGTGTATTGTAGATTGTATTACATAATCACAAAgtatttgtttttaacttttataatcaCATAAAGTTTCTACGtggttatattatatagttttatgtgTGGCTTATATGCGACAAATGAGTATCGTTGACAAGACGTTGTAGCCCAATGGTTAGGACGGGTCCCCGCCTGCACCCAGGTagggggttcgatccacgccggagggaactaccttgcaacgctcttgtcacccacacggatatgggccatgctttcggcccatttgaaaaactgggaggggcgtctatccgtgggcattccttccctttggggattagtctgggccttctgggcctgggatacccccaggttaaaaaaaaaaaaaaaaaaagacaaatgaGTATCGTTATTAGAGAACAGAtgcatatatttaatttaactaAATGGCAGACAACACATTCCTTTCGTTTAAAGCTTTATGAAAGTGGATTCCTATATTTTGGTACAACCTTATTCTTCTAACCTCTGATATTCCGAATTTctgataaaataattagtttgcTATAAATCTACTTCTAATAATTCGTTTGTTATATAGTAGTGACGAATTAGTGTAGTTGACATATAACccatctatttttataaataataaaagtataaatttttatatttttgttttataaaaaacatcTGATGATTAATAGTGAAGTAAAGGGAATCATTCATATACGAGATGTAAATTAGGATTAACAGTAAAACTTACATTCGTCTAGAATGAATGTCATTTATAAAACCTATATAATTAATCATTATTGGTTTAATTAGTTGAATACTATTTTAATAGTTAACTAGAATCAGTTAATATACACGAACTTGTCGCAATTTATCTATCAGTTAACAATCTTATACGGCTATTGTCATGTGTGATTTACACAGTTTGGAAATCGCATATCAAGTTTTTCATTATGTATAGAGagcttgttaaaaaaaaaagagagatctTATTTTCTAAACAAGCTTCCATTTTATGTAAGATTCAATTCAACTATAAATTTGTTGTATAATCTTTCAATTCAACTATAAAATTTGTTGTATAATCTTTAAGATTCAATTAATCCTTCCTAATTAatctaaatttgaaaatatcatatttatcatttttaaatctaaataaatcACTAGCTGAAATTAAGTAAATTTTTTCTCTCTGTgttatttctctcttttcttttcttactgTTTACCTCAGATTTTGATTCTGCTCTGGCGGTCGGAGACACCGGAGGCCGTGCCGGTCTATGTTAGCTTCGCCGTGAGAGGTATCTCTTCCCTTActctcatttttcttttttgtttcttcactTTCATTACCTTTACCGTCGACATGTTTATTTTTGTGGAAAATCTTCGGACTCCGGAACGTTTGGATCTGGCAGTCACGAAGCATTATGGAAAGCCAACGAGGCGGTGGAGACTGCAGTGTGAACGGAGTCGgcttttaaaatttgaattctaTTGGATCTTGTTTTTCGATTGTAAATCTCAGCGTTGTTCGAGGCAGTGTCGACGCATGAGGATTGGGTAAGTCTCTCTCCCTTTGTGTTAACTGTTATCTCAGCCTTCTAAGTGGAGGTCATGCAGCGTTTGTCGTGTGGAGTGGTTTTGACGGCTTTCTCGTGCTTTAAGGCTTGGTGTCTCGCCTTGGAAACCGGTTCAGTTGTCCTCTCGGCGGAGACTTCTATGTCTTGAAGTCACGTTCCTGGCGTCTTCAGTATCTGTGTGGTCGCTGGTTCTCTAGGGTTTAGGCGTGTGAAGCTCGAGTGGACTTTGTCGTCTATGGCAGCTTAtccttgatctcatcaacttccCTATGTTTGTTCTATCACCTCGCGAATCAAGTTCTTGTTGCTTGAGTCATACGCATGTGACTCCGAGAAGCTTTGTTTTTGCGGTTATATCCTTGGTGTCTCTCCATCTGCATGTACTCTAATTGTGTGTAGGATACTGGTGTTGGGTTCTCCAATCCGGGTGAAGGCGCCAATTTGCAGGTTAGATTGGGTCAGTTCAACTTCAATCGGCGAGGAGACTTGATTGAAGTATGGTCATCCTAGTGCGTTGGAGACTTCTTGGATTTTTGAGTAGACTAATCTTTATTTCTTATGCAGGAATTAAAGCTCTTGAATTTTTGGTTAAGTCGATTATGCGGCTTGTCTTTTTGGATGCAGTTTACTTGCTGGCTTGAGGTTTTGCGTTTATGTATCCATTGTATGGTGGTGTTGAGGCTCGAGTTTCTCTGTAAGTCTGGTTCCCTCACTCACTTTACTTTAGAATTTAATGTCAGTTAAGAATGCGAGTTTGAAAAAATCATCAAAGACAAGCTACATTGGTTACGACACAGTATCCGAGGCAACGAGGTAAACTTCACATTTTAAGTGATTATCATCGTCGAGAACCATCAATGATATTCTAAAGATCGCGGAGCGTTATAGTGGAACATCTCGGTGTGGTGAACAAACGAAACTAGTGTCGTTGTgtatgatttataaattttgttcaaaTTAGTTTGTATTCGAAACTTGTATCCTCGTCTAACTGGTGGTAAgaatatataatactaaaaaGAATGTCACTAACTGACTTCATATTCCGTAGTAAGCAGATAGTAGTTCATATATGATGTCACTAAGACCATCTTCAACCCATCTCTATTTTCATCTCTATagtttctctaaaatagagaatctCTATTATATAGGTAGATTACTCCAATGTATGTCTCTATAATAAAGTtcttctattttagaaaaaaaatatagaaaaatgtttctttttgactctatattttaaaagaaaatatagaaatatacatTGAAGATGCTCTAAGCAGATAGTAGACTAAACCGTTGTTTTCTTACTTCAGTAGACTAAACAGTTTATCTTTTCTCTTATTGATAGATCGATGTCGatgttatatttgaaaatatattttggtgtcAAGAGGATATCGATGATGTGAACTACTAATTTTTGGGAAAAACAACAcgtaataaaataatagtagtataaGAATGAACGATCGTATTCAGCTCCATTATGATAAAGGTGAATGCTAAGCTACTAAGCTAGTTAGGTATGGAATAGAATATATATTCGATTATTGGCACACTAAAGAGTTACTAACTTACTATCGAGCATCGACGCGCATAAATTTgaaggtaaaaatatattttaaaaaagagaCAAACTTCGTACTCATCGTCGTCGTCTCGACGACATCTCCCtgtttgaattttgttttttataaaattttgtaaaaataataataaaattcgGTATGGGTATAAGTCAAACTTCTAGGAATTTGGTATATCCGTAGTTAATTAAGTGGATCACGTTAGTCTAAGTgtttcattttgtatttttattctagATTAAGTCTACGTTCGATTAATAACTTTTACCTTGCAGTTTTTTTATTCTAGACCACTTAGTTGTAAGAgcatattcaaaaatattttctattttacagTTTGcaaaactctatatttaaagttttaatgtgtttttctctaaaaataaaatttcaaatttaacttcaaaattatttataatttactcTATAGTCTTTATATTTGTCACAATTAATGTACATCCATAactttttttagaaataaatagaatatatacaaaacatattCCAAcaatattaattgataaaatcTTTCACTAcatataaacttataaatataaatacatactatatattaaaatacaagaTAAATACCAAATTATTCCTAATGTTATTTCCTTAATCTTCCATCTTCGTTTACACAAAATTTGTTTGGACAATATTCTTTAGATATTTTGAAGGTTGCGGAGAAAATTTATTAGACCATTAGtgttgttaaaatatttaaatgtgtatATTGATTTTGTCTTCACgtacctttttaaaaaattattaagttttttttgtaatattcttgttgttcaatttcagtttaaaataatataaaatttattttaaaaatatttttattctattttatttgtaaaaattgaattataaaatcaaatctgaaataattttgagatttaaaaattaaatattaaaaagataaacaaaagaatACTTAAGAATCACAAATGTTACATGTAATTAATTGTATGGaccaaaaatcaaatataaatatgaaaatttaaaatttgaagtttcgAGTAGTGAAActttaaatatgaatttttattctccaaaattataaatttgaagttttaaagttttttagaGCAAAAAcctctatatttaaaattataaagtttattttagaGATATTCtaagtgtttgttttttttaaagaaatatttttttctttttctaactacaagaaaattaaaaattggtAAAGACACAATGGTAGGTTGTACATAAGTGATGCTTTTTTGGTGtgattcaataaaataatagcATGATATACTGTAATATAGCTTATCGGGTAAAAATAACATGATAATGGTTAAAACACGTAGGAAACCTATATCATGAAACAcatatttggtttagtttacaaaaaaaaacgcATATTTGGTTTTAATTGAAACAATGgatgttgaaaaaaaaaacttgaaacaatGGATAATAGACTAAGAATGGGAAATCATAAACAAGTTAGTCTTTTTTTAGTGCTGCTAAAAAATAGACTAAAACTTGTTTACGACTTTACCATCGATAttttcttttggaaaaaaataactaattaacATCATTGAGTGATCAAACGTCAGCCATTGATCCCTGTAGACAGTGACCAACTGCAAATAAATGACcaacaacctttttttttttgaaacaaaatgaCCAACAACTTGTAAACGAGTAGATGGAGTTAAGCCAAACATGAAACAGTCAAGGAAAAGCGCAATATCTGTTGCATAATGCATCAGTCTGATGTGTAGAGGGCTTTACGTAGCTCGTTTAATTTAAGAATGGGCCTGAATGATATCCACTAAGTTAAACAGGCTCATTTTTCTGTCTCTTTTCTTGATAAATTTagattctctttcttttttgggtAAGATTTCGAGATTATCATATCATAGCATTTAATATAATCTCCTTTCAAATGCCACTCgatgatatattttatattttttcattgaTATTTTCCAGCTCGACTAGTGAGTCTTGGTAATTTTGTTTTTCGGATTCTCAAAGTCCTGAATTCAATCCTCTATTCTAGTCAtttcagcttttttttttctttttagcttCTGGTCTTATAGGACTCATGGCCGGTTGCGCAAAGATATATTGATGATTAAAGCATGCTATTCGTAGATAAAATCAAGATCGATGGAAAGAGACTATAGAGGGAATAAGAAGAGAAGAACACGCATATAAgttaattctcaaaaaaaaaacacgcaTATAAGTTGTCAACTAGGGCTTGAGTTATGAATCGTGACAAAAATGTATTTCATAATTATGGTTTTTTTCAACATGTGCCAAGACTTTTGCGtttatattatttcattttaaaatgtttagtaCGAGTCGATATACTGTACCACACTATACCACTTCAGCTTAGTGGTGTCTTTTTGAGACATGCAGCCGGTAAAAACAGTCGCAAGACTCTTCACTCTTGGATTCCTTgaaatacatgtttttttttcaaaaagttttatTTGATTTCAAAAGGAAAACAACAATAGATCTTTGGTTTGTTCATATTTTCGACTTGATAATTACTTTtagaacaaaacttaggttcaccccctaaggtgaacctctacattcacccaccaataggaattagttaattgagatttgatatctctttaaaaaggaaaccaagtaataatgatttaatgaaataaaattatgtttttagataaataaaaatagtagtaatcattaaaaaaatacattctttTTAATATCGATAAATCCGTcggaaaatactaaaccctaaaccctaaaccctaaattataaaccctaaaccctaagttctaaatactaaaccctaaacccttagggaaagcctgaacccttgggcaaatcctataccctaaacccttaaatttaaaccaaaccttaaatcataaattaaatcttaatccctaaaccctaaatcataacttctaatactaaaccttaaatcctaaattccaaaatggtttatggtttaggattaagagtatatgatttaatatttgtcaaagagtttagggtttagggtttcgtgtttagaatttagggtttaatattatggtttatgattaagggtttagggtttaagattaacgatttagggtataggatttgcccaagggttcaggctttccctaagggtttagggtttagtatttagaatttagggtttagtatttagaatttagagtttagggtttagtatttttgacggatttatcaatactaaaaaaaaatatttttataattgctactattttttatttatctaaaaacataattttatttcattaaattcttattatttggtttccttttttaagagatatcaaatctcaattaactaattcctattggtgagtgaatgtagagattcaccttagggggtgaaggtAAGTTTTGTTCTTACTTTTATATGACGTTGTGGATTTTCTTTCCTCTTATAAAAACTACACCATTTATTTACACAATTAAGCATTGTTTCGTTGCATGTTATTTTATCATCCTTCTGTTTTGAAGTTAGTGTTTGTTTGTAATTTTCAGGTGTAAAATTTTGGTACCAAAACAGAATCTGATCTGAATAATATTAGAAAAGTGTAAGAGAAAATAATcatagatttttaatatattcataatttgGTTAAATCAATTATTACCAAATGTTGatgtattaaaaatttatatttgtctTATGACAAGACACTCATTGGGAGGTGCATGAACCCTCATAAACAAGATATGAAGGTTCTCCTGTTCATGTTACCGCGGATTTGGCAAGTTGAGGAGCGTGTGGTAGGAACGGACCTGGGAATGGGGCGTTTCCAATTCGTATTCCAGGAGGAGGAAGATATCGCTGAGGTTCTCAAGATGGAGCCTTTCCATTTTGACTACTGGATGGTGTCGCTGGTGAGATGGAAGCCGGTTCTGGAAGTCCATTACCCATCAAGAATCATTTTTTGGGTTAGAGTCATGGATATCCCTCTGCAGTTTAGGGCTGCACAAACCTTCAGGAGCGTGGGAGAGGCTATCGGGGAAGTTCAAGGGGAGGTGGATTTACGAGAAGGCAGAGTTCGAGTAGAACTTGATGGTTTCAAACCACTGGTGTTCTCTATGGCAGTTGAGTTTGAGGAAGGGGTGGAGATAATGGTATCCCTGAGATATGAAAAATTATTTGGGTTCTGCAGAGAATGCTTCTGCATGACACACGATCAGTCTCGGTGTCCTAAGCTGCAGGAAGAGGTGGAGACTATGGATAATGAGAAATGCGTCAAAACGGAGGCAGGACAACAAGCGTCAAGCTATAAAGGGGCTGTCACAAATGGCAATGGACTTGAGGGCGCTAGCAGAGATGGTCAACAACACAGAGCTCCACTAAGGAGTGGTAATAAGGGCAAGGGTATTGCCAGGGAGAGACCGGGGCCTTACAAGCAGGCAGGGACCTATCAGGCGTATAAAGAAAGACTGCCCAGAGGTTATGGAGATGGGTCTTCGTTCAGAGGGAGACACTATGGTAATCATGATAGGAGGAACGTGACTCAGTATTCACGTAATGGCGAGGATGGTCACCAAAAATTGATGATGGACGCTTTTAAAGGTGTGAGCCGTTCCTCATCTCAGGTTGTTTCCCAAACTAGTGGTGTAAAGAAAAGTGGCGAAACTCCTAAAGCTTGCAAGGCACTCCTATTCAATGAGGATACAGTGCCTGAGGTGTCAAAGGAGGAGGAAGTGGTAGAGGTGCTAAAGAAGGAGCAGAAGGAGTTGGCAAATGTTCAAGCTAAACGAGTGCCAGAAGGGATGTTCGTACAAGGCACAGAGGAGACAGATGAGACTGATTCGAACCCTCTGGATGATGCGAACCTCATGGTAGAGGGAGCTATTCTCTCGGACTCTGACCTTCTTGTGGATGTTGAGGAGGAAGAGTATAAGGAATGGGAACAAGGTGAGATAACAGATTTCATGGAAGAGGAAGATGTGATGGTGCACGATAAGGAAGCAGCATGGGATAAAGTGGATACCGAACAGGAAGCTGCGGCTGATGCGATGGGGGAAGAAGAGCGTGACAACAATGATGAGAGCTTGGAGAAGGCACCAAAAAAGAAAGGAGGAAGACCAGGACCACTCGCGGTTGGAGGATCGACAAAGATGCGTTTAGTTCAGAATCTGGTATCACCTCGCAAGAAGAACGCGGCAAAGATAGGAGGGAAGACTGGCGACAAGGGTGCGGGGGCGTCGAAGAAGGCCACCATGAAGCCAAAGACATCTGAGTAAGATGTTATGGTGTTCTCgtttttttctgtttcaatAATGTGGGATTCAAATATGAAATCCGGTAGTCTTGATTATGGTTATCATTGGTCTTTTTTTCCTGTTTCTGCTCCCCTCATTGTTATTGGCAAAGTTGGGATGTCCAATGGTTTATTGTATGGCTCTATGCTGTTAGTTAACAGCTCTCAGTTTAATAAGACAGtggttttttggttttcttgtgAGGTCTTATTGCAGTATATAAGTGTGTGGTCAACTGTGAGTAGATCTTGGAACTTATATTTATGGATTGTGGAAAGTGACAGGAGGTGTTGCTTTGAAGATGTTGAAGTTTTGACAATGGTTTTTGTGGGAAATATCATGGGGAGATTGGATAGTAATGGAAA includes:
- the LOC130499853 gene encoding uncharacterized protein LOC130499853, with the protein product MKVLLFMLPRIWQVEERVVGTDLGMGRFQFVFQEEEDIAEVLKMEPFHFDYWMVSLVRWKPVLEVHYPSRIIFWVRVMDIPLQFRAAQTFRSVGEAIGEVQGEVDLREGRVRVELDGFKPLVFSMAVEFEEGVEIMVSLRYEKLFGFCRECFCMTHDQSRCPKLQEEVETMDNEKCVKTEAGQQASSYKGAVTNGNGLEGASRDGQQHRAPLRSGNKGKGIARERPGPYKQAGTYQAYKERLPRGYGDGSSFRGRHYGNHDRRNVTQYSRNGEDGHQKLMMDAFKGVSRSSSQVVSQTSGVKKSGETPKACKALLFNEDTVPEVSKEEEVVEVLKKEQKELANVQAKRVPEGMFVQGTEETDETDSNPLDDANLMVEGAILSDSDLLVDVEEEEYKEWEQGEITDFMEEEDVMVHDKEAAWDKVDTEQEAAADAMGEEERDNNDESLEKAPKKKGGRPGPLAVGGSTKMRLVQNLVSPRKKNAAKIGGKTGDKGAGASKKATMKPKTSE